A stretch of Dehalococcoidia bacterium DNA encodes these proteins:
- a CDS encoding alpha/beta hydrolase, producing the protein MPVVLVHGNPETAAIWDDLRTELGRDDVLALSPPGFGAPVPDGFAATSDAYVAWLGSELERIPGPIDLVGHDWGAGHVMRLVLERPQLVRSWAMDIAGCFDPEYVWHDFAQVWQTPGAGEEAIAQMVATPVDQRAQQFEGLGMSKAVAASCAAASNEAMGRCILALYRSAAQPRLAQWGADLSKARTRPGLVIIATEDHYTGGETLARRTAERAGAEVAVLQGLGHWWMCQDPKRGAEALRTFFAALPA; encoded by the coding sequence ATGCCCGTCGTCCTCGTACACGGGAATCCGGAGACCGCTGCCATCTGGGATGACCTGCGCACGGAGCTGGGGCGTGACGACGTGCTGGCGCTCTCGCCGCCCGGCTTCGGCGCGCCCGTGCCGGACGGCTTCGCGGCGACCAGCGACGCCTACGTCGCCTGGCTGGGCAGCGAGCTGGAGCGCATCCCCGGCCCGATCGACCTGGTGGGGCACGACTGGGGCGCCGGGCACGTGATGCGCCTGGTGCTGGAGCGGCCGCAGCTGGTGCGCTCCTGGGCAATGGACATCGCTGGTTGCTTCGACCCGGAGTACGTCTGGCACGACTTCGCGCAGGTCTGGCAAACGCCCGGCGCCGGCGAAGAGGCGATCGCGCAGATGGTCGCAACGCCGGTTGATCAGCGGGCGCAGCAGTTCGAGGGGCTGGGCATGAGCAAGGCCGTGGCGGCAAGCTGCGCCGCGGCCAGCAACGAGGCGATGGGCCGCTGTATCCTCGCGCTCTACCGCTCCGCCGCGCAGCCGCGGCTGGCGCAGTGGGGCGCGGACCTCTCGAAGGCGCGCACGCGGCCCGGCCTGGTGATCATCGCCACCGAAGATCACTACACCGGTGGCGAGACACTGGCGCGGCGCACGGCGGAACGCGCCGGCGCAGAGGTGGCCGTGCTGCAAGGGCTGGGCCACTGGTGGATGTGCCAGGACCCGAAGCGCGGCGCCGAGGCGTTGCGAACCTTTTTCGCGGCTCTGCCTGCCTGA
- a CDS encoding nuclear transport factor 2 family protein has protein sequence MPETPPGAAQLMRAYYQALDAPDLDRLDGLFHDEIDWRFPGQTLTSAGALKRNMQRTLASGLRMNHRIGHILQQGDTALCELVATNTVASNDYIVHGAVVCEAERGRIRRLAAYPEANEMAAFLAALAAARP, from the coding sequence GTGCCCGAAACACCGCCCGGCGCCGCGCAGTTGATGCGCGCCTACTACCAGGCGCTCGACGCGCCCGACCTCGACCGGCTCGACGGCCTTTTTCACGACGAGATCGACTGGCGCTTCCCCGGCCAGACGCTGACCAGCGCCGGGGCGCTGAAGCGCAACATGCAGCGCACGCTCGCCAGCGGCCTGCGTATGAACCACCGCATCGGCCACATACTGCAGCAGGGCGACACGGCGCTCTGCGAGCTGGTGGCGACCAACACCGTCGCCAGCAACGACTACATTGTGCACGGCGCCGTGGTCTGCGAGGCAGAGCGCGGCCGCATTCGCCGCCTCGCCGCCTACCCCGAGGCGAACGAGATGGCGGCCTTCCTCGCCGCCCTCGCCGCCGCGCGGCCGTGA
- a CDS encoding fumarylacetoacetate hydrolase family protein — MRLVSYLDATGDDRAGIVRGDAIIDLVFWGRAARRTLPQTLNNLIEMGPEGLDGARAALEAAGDYPIGSNGILPLAGTKLTAPIPNPRRNIICLGRNYVEHALESAAARGTSTPPPAHPVYFTKATTAINGPYDPIPYDPAFSTEIDWEVELGVIMGAGGRNIPEERAMEHVFGYTVINDVTARDLQNRHLQWHLGKSFDGSCPMGPWIVTADELPDPHNLRITLRVNGVTKQDSNTSKLIFNIPTCIAVYSRGITLQPCDIIATGTPEGVGYARKPPEFLKPGDVVESEVEGIGVMRNPVGVRE, encoded by the coding sequence ATGCGCCTGGTGAGCTACTTGGATGCGACCGGCGACGACCGCGCCGGCATTGTGCGCGGCGATGCGATCATCGACCTCGTCTTCTGGGGCCGCGCTGCCCGCCGCACACTGCCGCAGACGCTCAACAACCTGATCGAGATGGGACCGGAGGGCCTTGACGGCGCCCGCGCCGCGCTCGAAGCCGCCGGCGACTACCCGATCGGCAGCAACGGCATCCTGCCGCTCGCCGGCACGAAGCTGACCGCGCCCATTCCCAACCCGCGGCGCAACATCATTTGCCTGGGCCGCAACTACGTGGAGCACGCGCTGGAGTCGGCCGCCGCGCGGGGCACGAGCACGCCGCCGCCCGCGCATCCCGTCTACTTCACCAAGGCGACGACGGCGATCAACGGGCCGTACGATCCGATTCCCTACGATCCGGCGTTCTCCACCGAGATCGACTGGGAGGTTGAGCTGGGCGTGATCATGGGCGCGGGCGGCCGCAACATTCCCGAAGAGCGGGCCATGGAGCACGTCTTCGGCTACACCGTGATCAACGACGTGACAGCGCGCGACCTGCAAAACCGCCATTTGCAGTGGCACCTGGGCAAGAGCTTCGACGGCAGTTGCCCGATGGGGCCGTGGATCGTGACGGCCGACGAGCTGCCCGACCCGCACAACCTGCGCATCACGCTGCGCGTCAACGGCGTGACCAAGCAGGACTCGAACACGAGCAAGCTGATCTTCAACATCCCCACCTGCATCGCCGTCTACTCGCGCGGCATCACGCTGCAGCCGTGCGACATCATCGCCACGGGCACGCCGGAGGGCGTCGGCTACGCACGCAAGCCGCCGGAATTTCTGAAACCGGGCGACGTGGTGGAGAGCGAAGTCGAGGGCATCGGCGTGATGCGCAACCCGGTGGGGGTTAGGGAGTAG